In Agromyces sp. 3263, a single genomic region encodes these proteins:
- a CDS encoding EI24 domain-containing protein, whose product MIGGFFSGVRMLVRGFGFWARRPGVMLLGLIPAAIVFLLVAGALVALGFGLPGITDWLTPFADEWVDPWPTIIRSAIGAILFGAAVVLAAVTFTAVTLAVGDPFYERIWRAVEVELGGSVPEHGTGFWRSVRDSAALIGLGVFAAMGVAVTGFIPVVGAVLAPVLGVVLSGRLLAMELSSRAFEARGIPASDRRMLLRGHRAKVLGFGVATQLCFMVPLGAVLVMPAAVAGSTLLARSVLDAAGVAGVGGADASVHPIDA is encoded by the coding sequence GTGATCGGCGGCTTCTTCTCGGGTGTGCGGATGCTCGTGCGCGGCTTCGGCTTCTGGGCGCGACGCCCCGGGGTCATGCTGCTCGGGCTGATCCCGGCCGCCATCGTGTTCCTGCTCGTGGCCGGCGCGCTCGTGGCCCTCGGCTTCGGCCTGCCCGGCATCACCGACTGGCTGACCCCGTTCGCCGACGAGTGGGTCGACCCGTGGCCGACGATCATCCGCAGCGCGATCGGCGCCATCCTGTTCGGCGCCGCCGTGGTGCTCGCGGCCGTGACCTTCACGGCCGTCACGCTCGCGGTGGGCGACCCCTTCTACGAACGCATCTGGCGTGCCGTCGAGGTCGAGCTCGGCGGCAGCGTGCCCGAGCATGGCACGGGCTTCTGGCGCTCGGTGCGCGACTCGGCCGCGCTCATCGGGCTCGGCGTCTTCGCCGCGATGGGGGTCGCCGTCACCGGCTTCATCCCCGTCGTCGGCGCCGTGCTGGCGCCCGTGCTCGGCGTCGTGCTCTCGGGGCGGCTGCTGGCCATGGAGCTGAGCTCCCGGGCGTTCGAGGCCCGTGGCATCCCGGCATCCGATCGGAGGATGCTGCTGCGCGGCCACCGGGCGAAGGTGCTCGGCTTCGGCGTGGCCACCCAGCTCTGCTTCATGGTGCCGCTCGGGGCGGTGCTCGTGATGCCCGCGGCGGTCGCGGGCTCGACGTTGCTCGCCCGCTCGGTGCTCGACGCCGCGGGGGTCGCCGGCGTGGGCGGCGCGGACGCTTCCGTGCACCCGATCGACGCGTAG